AAGACGTCGCTCATTACCCTTGATCTGAATATCATAGCAAAGATCCTCCCAGTGAAACACGGATGCACCAGCAGCGAGACCGCTGGATCCATTGTTGGCAATCTTTTCAGCCACGACAGGTCGTTCAGTCTTTTGAGCTTCAGAGTCACCCTTGCTGCTCTCCTTAAGGGAAGGAGGCATCTTGCCCTTGCGGAAGACGAGGACTTCACCCTTGCTCTGAGGGGGCTTGGCGTAttcggccgagatgatgtaggtgaggaagaaggcaaCGAGGAAACCACACAGGATACCAACATTTCTATGACGATATCAGTAATGTTCAGTGTAGTGTGAGTGGTTTCAAACTTACCGCCACTTGTGAGCGTTGCTGTAGTCAAATGACATGTTGATGTACCTGTCGCCGCTGACAACGTTCGATCCAGGCTCAGCGCCCACAACAGCGCAAATCCTCGACTCGGGAGGGAGATCATCGTAGCTGCCGCCGCGGGGAACCATTTGGGCGCAAGGGAACTCTCTGTTGTGGAACTCATTCGCCATAAGGGCCTCGAACGCATAGGCCAGGGGGTTGATGTAGTTCATCCAGCGAGACCACCCAAGCATGTAGTCAGTGGGGATAGTGAAGCCGGTGTAGATCATCAAGCCGAGACTAAGAATAGCGGATGGAACCATGGCTTGGTGAGAGGTGCGAGTCAGGCAGGCAAGCGTGCGGTAGAGGCTTGACATGACCAAGGTGGTGAGGTATGAGGTaaggcagaagaagaagaagttgccTGCCTCTCTTCGCAGATGGGCCATAAAGTACACAGTGATATTGAAGACAAACATGTTGGCCGTCTTATAAGGAAGGTCGATGAGGTAGCTGGCAATGGCTTGGGTGGACTGGTGATAGAAGGCGTAGCGGTTGTGCTTTTCAACCACGGGACGCTCTACATAGACAGTCAGGACCTGTTATTCAGTCAGTATCAGCCATGCTATTAATCACCTAGTTTCTTACCTCGAGCTGACTAGCAAAGGCGTTGAACAGcagcgagaagaagatgctTCCTCCTCTGTAGTAGAATGTCGACGAATCATTCTTGAGGTTGTAAAACATACTTCCCAAAACCAGCGCCATGATCAAGTTGAACAAGAGCGAAGCAATCGTGAATCCAGGATCAGCAAGCAACCTGCGCCAGCTGCGCCAGAGCGTGAGTCTGACCTGGTGCGCATACGAGATGGTGTAGGGAGACTTGGCACGCTGGCCCTTGAACTGCTCTGCGCGACGAGAGGTTTGATATTCAGCCAGACGCTCCTCGTGAGGATGGTTCTCCTCGTATTCAGAGAGTTCGCGGAGGAGCTGCTTGCGAGGTTCACTGGCTTGCCATCGTTCGGCGAATTCATCGGGGGTTCGGGGGGCTGTGCGTTCATAGCCGGGCTTCACTCGACGCTCTTGAGGGCTAGTCATTGAGGTGAGGAAGTCGGGAGTGGTTTGTCGATCAGGGCCTATCTTGTCAGTTTTTTGGAAAGCAAAAACTTTGTAGGTCAACTTACACTCGAAGCCGAGGCCTTCAAAGTATTGCTTTGCTTCGGTGATCTTGCCAAAGAAGATCTGCCGTCCCTCGTATAGAACAGTAACACGATCGAACAACTACCAAATGTTAGTTCTCCTCTGATAGTTCCTGATTGTAGACTTACATCGTAAGCTGACTGAGGTGCCTGGTAGATAGcaacagcaccagcaacTCCCACAAGATCAGCCTGCAGCCGCAAAGTCTTGCAAAAGTTGATAGCGTTCCCACTATCCAATCCGCGCGTAGTGTTATCCCAGCACTGCAACTTGGCACCTGTGAGAGCAGCCTCGGCAATGCTAACACGCTTCCTCTCACCACCACTAACACCTCGAACAAAGTCATCGCCAACTCGTGTGTCGACAGTGTGGCTGATGCCAAAGATGGCCATCATGACGTCGCGCATCATTGTATCCGCCTGTGCGCGGGTCACGCCGCCGGGGACGTGACGGCGGGAGTGGGCACTTGCGGCGAAGGAGAGGGTCTCGCCGACTGTGAGGTGGGCGAGGTGGGTGTCGACTTCTGCGTTGTAGAGGACATCGCCGCGGAACGAGGTTCGCATGTGGCTTTCTTCGATACCTTGCAAATTGTTAGAAAGATTCTATACATGAACCAATTGATGCTTACCTCGGAAGTTCATGTACGACTGGGGGTCAACGTCAAGACCAGCTGTTTCACCCGCAATGGTCTTGAGAAGAGTAGAACAACCAGAGCCAGGAGGTCCAAGCACAAGAAGCaactcgccctcctccacaacaCCCTCAAAGTTGCGAAGAATATCGACACGTCTCTTCTTTCGAGGACTCAAGAGATCAACCAAAGACTTGACAACATCCAATGGATAATCGATAACACTCTTCTGATGTTCAGCACCGGTACCCCATCCAAAGACATTGAGGTCTCGAAAGGCGACACCGAGACTGCGAGGAGGTGCAGAGCCAGCCTCGGactcgtcgagcttgacaaAGGCCTTGACCCATGCTCGTGCATCAAAGTTGGGCGAACCGGGATCAAGTCGGGTGCCGGGCTGAGGACAGAAAGCATGAAGTTCGGCGCCGACTGTGGTAGAAGCTCTGGTGAGTTGTCGTGCAAGAGCCTCAATCTCGTGGTTCATAACCCTCGAAGGACCTTCATCCGAATGGGAGCTGCTGACCGCAGTGTCGTCCTTGATGCTGGCGGCGGTTGATGTCGATGTGCCATCCTCGTGGTGGTCGGCTCTTTCACCCGGGGTCAGACCTCCGGGTGTCTTTTCGTCTTCAGGGGCCATGTTGAAGGCGCCAAGGATCGATCAATGGTCGAGACTGTGTTCTAGATGATACGATGTCCAGAGGCTTGTTGAGTTCAAAATCAGATCAGATCAGGGAGCACAGGTCTTAAGTATAAGAACCATCAACAAGCCTCTGCTGCAAACCTGTATCCCTCAAGATCTGCAAGGTCAAGTCCGGCAAAAAAAATAAGGTTGACAAGAACGAACCGGGGCTCCGGACCCGAGAAGAGTTCCTGTGCGGACAAGCGAAATCGTATAAAGGGAACGGGGCCCGCGGGTGAATCAGCACGCGCCGCAAGTCCGCAGAGACAAGTCCTTTGCAGTAGCTTGCGAGTCACTTTCTTGGCTCTCGAAGCTGAGTCGCCCCGAACCGACGGAGTCGGGGGTATGATTAAATGTGTGTGGGCCGGGTCCCCACAAGGAGCCCGCGGAGGCCCGAGCCCGGGGGTCCACGGGGGCCTCTTTCGCACTCGTTTTCATTGAGGGGTTCATTTTGGGGCAAGTCAAAGGCAGGCTGCGACAGGTTCGCTTAAGAAAGGGGATGCATTTCACTGGCATTGATTGGCGAGGTCGGGTTTGACCGTCGAGACTGCCTGCTTCACTGCCGTCGTCACCTGGCATCACTCCGCAATGAGTTCTACGAAGCTCAGTGACGTATTCGCATAATGAGGGATCTGAAGTGTTACTGAATGACGTAGAGCATGGTCAAATGGTCTGGTTTCATCGACATTCAAGATTCTTTGCTTGTTGTTGTGCCATTGCCGGGGACCGACCAGTCACGCCACTCTCCCGTCAGCGGGAACCTGACATCAGGTCGCCTATCATATACCTTGCAGTCGATGAAGGATCTCGTGCTCTCTATGCCTCAATTTTTTCGAAATATGCACGCGGCGCGGCATCAACCCCAACGTGGCTGTTGCTGATGTTGCTCGACGCTTGCGAGCTTTCTTGCCCACCGCATCACCATCATATCACCTCACCCCCCAGAGTCACGGGCATGGTTTTCAAGAGCTCATGGTGCTATATAGCTCTTGATCAGCGTGACTAAGGTCTCTTTGGCTTCGCGCAGCCGGGTTCAACGCCACCATGCAGATCAAATGGGACAACACGTGGCGTGGTTCACAACTGCAACCTCTTAACAACAGCCCTTGGTCCCTTATGAAGCCAACTCATCCACTGCTAGCGAAAGTGCGTGTCTTATGCCGCTTAATTAATGGACGATTGGTTTTTGTCGGATTCTGAGTCGGTGAAAGATTGTGAAACATGATTggaggtacagggtaggtgagTGATTTAACCTGTGAGGAATGCTTTGACTCGAGACATCAGTAGAAGGACTCAAGGATTGGTCAAAGATCTGTCCAAGGTACAGTTGAATATGCCCGCGTGATGTATTTACACAAGATGAGTTATTAAAGGGTACACGGGGTGGTTTGACTAACATCAGAGCTTGATGTGTCAAAGGGCAGATGTGAATGCAACGTAGACAAGTGGTTCGTGGCAATTACCTAACCCATGACATCCACCTCATATCAAAGCTTAATACGTCTCCAGCCAGTCAAATAGAGACGTTGTAACATCTCAGTCAGCCTTATCAGCTTTTCTTGCATGTGTCGCACCGATGTCCATCTCCAGATTCTGCATTTGTCTCTGCTATCAGCCATCTGATCTATATTGTCCTTTTTAAGAGTGACCATTTAATAGTGCAGCTTCTCAACGAACCATTACACATTGAATAAGTCTCAACTACCGTGAATCTCACCTCCATATCACCTGCACTTCACTTTTGGCGGACATCCTCTTTCACGTGGAGATATTCTCTGTCGGAGTTTGCATTTCCGGAAATTGTCCAATAGGAACGGCGAATGACGATCCACTACAACCGAGGCATCTCCACCTTGGCCGAGACGTCATCAAAACCAGGGTCTCCCTGTGATAAGGAGCCGAGGAATGTCACCTGCGATCTCAACTTTATCTTCAACATTACAACGtttctctccatcatcccatctcatcacatcacatcacatcacatcatgGCTCCGACTCTTGCTGAACAAGTTGCTGTAGAGCAGCTGGAAAAGGGAGAATATGTCTCCAAGACGCTGCCCATCAGAATGGGCAACTCCATGCCCATCGCTTACGGAGGATGCACTGCAGGTGTTGCCGTGAGCGCCGCCTGCGCAACTGCACCTCCAACCATGGCGTTGTATTCTGTGCTGGGACATTTTCTCGGCCCCGCTTCAACCGATAGAAAGTTGCATTGCAGCGTTACACACACCAGAGACACCAGGTCTTTCGCTACACGACGCGTTCAGGTcaagcaacagcaaccagATGGCAAGTTTCGCGTCTGCCTGGAACTCATCGCCGACTTCCACGTGATAGAGCCATCGACTCTCACCTATACGGAACCACCAAACCCCAATTGGCCCAAGCCCGGGAGCGACAAGTGCGAAAACATGGCTGAACACATCAACAAGTTAATCGCCGACGGAACTGTTGAAAAGGAACAAGCCGACGCGTTCCTAGAGTCATTTTCAGCTTTCGACACCTTTTTCGATGCCCAATACTGTCTTGAAGGTGTAGCCGGTCAAAACATGGGCGgagccatcaaggacaaggtcacAACTCAAGATGATCGTCACGTCACCGACAAGACATCGGCAGAATGGCAACGCGCCAGAGACCCCCTCGCAACACATGCCGACAACATGGCCGCACTCTCCTTCCTCATGGACGGTGGGCTATCATTCCTCCCGCTGAGCCATAACCACCTCTGGTTCGACGACGTGACGGTCTGTTCTAGTCTGGACTTTGCTCTGCGCATTTTTGTCCCCGACCTCAAGTTGAACGATTGGCATCTTAAGGAGCGGAGGACTTATAGAGCTGGAAATGGGAGGACCTTTGCTGAGGGAAAACTTTGGGATGAGCATGGAAACTTGGTGGCGTCTGAGAGCCAGCAGTCTATTCTACGGCTCCAGAAGGGAGTTGAGCCAAAGCTCTGAGGGCTTTGCATTGTTTATCAGGGACTATAAGGATAGAAAAGCGATGGTATAGCCTGGTGGGACTCAGGCTGTAATTTGGTTAGAGTCATCCCTGGAAAGGGAAATGCTCAAAGCGGTTTAGATATGAATAGATATGAATCACTTTCGTGATATCTAAATGTTAGATTAAATTATACCATCAGCCGACAGAAACCTTCGGGGGTTCAAGTTAATCATATCCGTTTCTGTGAGGGATACTTCAGGCTGCACCTAGCTTTGCCCTGAAAGCGACAGGATATAACAGATATGCTCATACTGACGGAACTCTCTTTGTTATCAACAACAGTGGGGCGGCACGGAGCGGGGGTTTCTGCTGGCTTATGGGATAGCTTAAGCGTACACATCACCCAACCCCAGTGGCCCGTTCAGTTAGGGGCCATCCCCTCGCATCCGACAACAATGCTAACTAGACCATGGAAAACGCCAAGTGGCAGGCTAATCCCCGCGGCCCATGTCGGCAAGTCATGGGCCGATGGGAGGTGGCGGCTAACGGCTCGTGGAAGCGGAGTAATAAAGTTCAGATCGGATGAGGTGGTTTCAAACATCGACTTGTCTTTGCCGTCCGCTAGAGCATAAAAAGAGACATCATTTGAACTCCTCTATGGCTCGTCAGCATCAGCACAATACCCCGGATTTTCACAGTTACTTGGGACTCAATACCATTAACCCCTGTACATATTTGCTTTAAACATGCCACCCAAAGTTGCATTCATCACCGGTGCCAACGGCATCACTGGGTCCGCCCTCATCCGGCATTTGGCAGAAAAGACCGGCCCCGACGAATGGTCCGAGATCATTGCGACATCCCTGTCACCTCTCCAATGCACCGTCAAGGATGATCGCATCACCTTTATTCCTCTGGATTTCACCAAGGATGCCAATTCCTTGATCCCAGAGATGAGGCCAGTCTGCGCAAAAGTCACCCACGCATATTTCTCCTCCTACGTTCACGAGGACGACTTCCAAAACCTTAACAAGGCCAATAAAGCCCTGTTTGAAAACTTTCTTGATTCCCTCCTCGAGGTGGCCCCTAACCTCGAGAGCTGCGTTCTGCAGACCGGGGGGAAGCACTACAACGTCCATCTCGGTCCTGTTCCTTCTCCTGcccgggaggaggagccccGGCGGGAGACTTCTATCGGAAACTTCTACTTCCATCAGGAGGATCACCTCATCCAGAGGCAAAAGGGCCAGAAGTGGCTTTGGAACGTTATCAGGCCGGAGGCCATCATCGGTTACACCGTCAAGCCCAACGGCATGAATGAAGCCCTTACCATAGCCCTGTACATGATGGTTTGCAGGGAGCTCGGCGTCGAGGCAAAGATGCCCACCAACCAAATATACTATGAGGGATACGACGACATCTCGGACTTCCGCCTGATTGCCGATCTCACCATCTGGGCGTCGACGCATCCCCACGCGGGGAACCAGGCCTTCAACGTCACCAACGGCGACTACTTCTCGTGGAAGCACATGTGGCCCCGCCTGGCCGCCTACTTCGGAGCCAGGGCCAGCAGCGATCAAGCATTCTCAAAGCCGCGGCCCGAGTACGGCCAAAGTCAACTCGACACCAGCTTTGAAGAATGGTCAAAGGACAAGCAGGAAGTCTGGGAGCGCATCTGCGACAAGGCTGGATGCCCGGCGGCGAAACCTACCTGGAAGGCCGGGACGTGGGGGTTCCAGGACTGGGTGTTTCAGCGAGGTTGGAATGCGACACTTagcatcaacaaggccagggcTTTTGGGTGGAATGGTCACATTGATTCCTATCAGTCTTTTGTTGACGCCTTCGAGAGGTTTGCTGAGCTTGGTCAGCTACCCAAGTTGACTTGACAAGGATAGATAGGTAGCGAACAATGGAATACTGATTGATCAGGCCTCGATGCAAAGCACATGTCTCCCGCTGGGTGCATGACATACTATTGCTCTTGTTCAGACtttggttggttggttggcaCCGTGTCTTCTCGGATATAGCCATCTTTGTGAGTGAGACAATGGAGCCAAGGTGGAAATATATGAATCGCCCAAGGTTGAGGCCTCCAGCAAGAGAACCTCCTATAGTATCTTGCATTTAATTAACCCTAAGTAGAATGCTGACGTACCTTCCAATAGCTGTCCAAATCTGACTGTATGGGGTCTGTTTCCTTCCCATGCCCTTAATCGAAGCTGTCGGACTTCCAACTTTCAATGCCACACAGAAAACGAGTAGGTCTCTTTCATGCTAGCATCATTTTGTGTAGCTTTTGGAATATCTTGCAATACTCTGATGTCACGAGCCAAGTTAAAAAATAGCATTGAAAGTAGATGAAGTCATAGAATAGACTGGGGAAAGCAGTATATCTCCCTCTACACACTCCATCATGAGATGTAAGCCCAGCAAACAAAGAGTCTTGTTCCTACCAAGGAGGTAAAGATTGACACAACCACTAACCTGGCACGCTGGCCAATTCTACCTAAGTGTAACAGTGTGGAGCAGATTGGTACTGTTGAAAAACTTCGCGATCATGCCCGAAAatcaccttggcctttgtgATCTTCTGGAGAAAGTGCACCATCTGGTTTGACTGAGACCACGCATGATGGTCTCGTGTCAACCAGCCCTGAGTCCCCAGCGAGTCATAATTCTCCTGAACAATGTACTGATCAGATGTGAAGATCCATGTCCCGCTCTTCTTCAAGTTGATCTGGATAATGCAGAGTCCTGGGGTATGCCCTGGACAGTGGTGGATGAATATACCCTGTGcaaagccaaggctgctTCCATGGAACGGCTTCCAATTCAAGTCGAATTGGAGGTACGAGGGTAAGTAGAGACCTGGAGGATGGCCGGAATTTAGCCCTCGGAACGAAAAAATTCTGTATAGGTAGGTCGGGTTTAGGACTCACCGAGGTCTGTCTTGGTCGCAACACTGTAAAAGGCATGCTTCAGCTCCAGCTCATGGGCGTAGATCGGGACATCAGTTCCCCTGAAGTGCTCAAGACCTCCAGCATGATCCAGGTGCAAATGACCAATGATGACGGCTTTGACATCCTTGATGTCGTTTCCTGTCTTCCTGATGGCCACGTCCAGCTCCATATCCTCGGTGTAGCCCTCCCGAGCAAAAAGGTCCACCAGCATAGGGCCCCAGATCTCGGGGTAGTCTTTCCCAGCTCCCGTCTCGAAGAGGATCAACCCCTCTTCCGGGTGGTAGATGAGCACTGAAATCATCACCATGCATCGTCGGGCATGTTCGGGGTTGGGGTTGCTCGAGCTAGAAGTATTTGCCTATGTCGTTGAGAGGAGTGCATTAGGATCATTTTCCAGGTTCACCGAGAAGAGGTAAAGGGCACGGGCTGACATGAGGAAGAAAGAAGCCTTCATCTGCAACGAGATTTCCAAGGTGTAGCAGCCAGATCTTGGTGCCCTGCCCGGTTTCCATGTCAGTTTGAAGATACACATATTTTCTCGAGGAATACTGACCTCGGGCGCTGATTCGAGGTTAGGGACCAACATTGTACGCAGGTGAGTTCAGGAAATTAATGGGTGGTCAGGTTTTCGTCAAAGGCTCCCGACAAACTGTGCCCTCACCCAGCCTGAGAAAGACCCAACTTTTGCTTTTATATCACCATGCAGAGTCTTCAAAGTAGCATGTGAGAACCGTGCGGGGAAATAAGGTTTCGGATCCCAGTTCTACCTTGTTTACTACCACGTGGACAGAAATAGGCACTTTTCGGCAAGGCTCTTCGCGTGGTGGTCGGATATGGTGGTCACCTTTACCGGACCAGACCACGGTTACTAAGGGCCAGGCTCCTCCTGTCGAACACACAACACAAAACAGTGAGTCCGTAGAAAATAGCGACAAGTTGTTTAACATAAAGGTAGGTGGCCTGGTGACTAGTCTACTTCTTTATGCCCCCAGGTAACGCGAGAGTTCTCGCTCGGGCCCTCGCAAAGCACCATGCTTGAGTCGGATAAAGTGGTTGCGTCTGCAGATCCCACCGATGCGCGTTGCCGTTGAAAGGTAGGCGGGGTACAAACACACCTAATAAATTCTGAGCCTCGAGTTACTGTAGCTACTTCGTTTCGGATACATCGTACTGCAACCTTCTTACCGTGCTCTCTCCCATCAACTGCAGTACCTACCTTTCGAGCAAGGCCATGGAATCCACTGTCGATATCGAAGCCATTCTCACATCTTTGACGCTGGAGGAAAAGGTGAGTGTCAATCAGAGAGGAGTCTTCTTGTCTGTGTCCGGTATAACGAACCAATCTGCAGGTCACGCTTCTTTCTGGGAGGGCGCTCTTTGAATCTGCGCCAATTCCTGACAAGGGTGTGCCTTTCATCAAGGTCGGTGTCCCCTTTCCTCCCTAACAACGTGATGCATACTGACGCACTTTGTCCATAGTTCACAGATGGCCCTAATGGTACACGAGGTCCCGCCGCGGACGGCAACACAGCCGCCGCATGCTTCCCTGCAGCGTGCAGCATCGCCGCGACCTTCGATCTGGGTATAGCCAGAAGAGTCGGTCACGCGCTCGGCCAGGAAGCTGTGGGCAAGGGGGCTCGATGTCTGCTCGCCCCCACGGTCTgcatccatcgtcatcccctGGGAGGACGCAACTTTGAGAGTTTTAGCGAGGATCCATTTCTGTCTGGGAAGCTCGCCTCGCAGACGATACAGGGAGTGCAAAACCATGGAATCGCGGCTACGATAAAACACTTTGTCGCCAACGAGCAGGAGACAGAGCGCTTTACCGTCAACGAAGCTATTACGGAGCGAGCCCTACGAGAGATCTACCTGCGGCCATTCGAGATTGCAATTAAGGAGGCCTCTCCTTGGGCCGTCATGACGGCTTATAATTGCATCAACGGTGTACATTGCGACGCAAACAAGTGGTTGCTGGAAGACGTGCTGCGAGGCCAATGGAAGTGGAAGGGCCTCGTCATGAGCGACTGGGGCGGCACCAATACCGTCGCCGAAGGGCTCAAGgctggcctcggccttgaaaTGCCAGGACCGCCGCAGGTGCGGAAGCTTGACGCCGTGATGGAGGCGCTGAAGCAGGGCGAGTTAACAAAGAGCCATATCGACGATCGATCAAGGACAGTCCTTCAGTTCCTTGCACGAGTCGGTGCTTTCAACGACACCGAAGTGACAGCATCCAACGTCATCCCAGTTGCAGTTGATAGGCCCGAGCATAGGGCTTTGATCCGGGATGCTGGAGCACGCGGCATTGTGCTTCTCAAGAATAGCAACCATGTCTTGCCGATCAACAAGGAGAACACCAAGGGCAAAAAGATTGCCTTGATTGGGTACGCTAAAGTCGGCCTCGCtcacggcggcggcagcgcAGCTGTCAACGCCCATTATAAAATCACGCCCTGGGATGCCCTCCATACAGCCCTCGGGGAACATGTCGAATTCGCGTTTGCAATGGGGGCCCATAGGGAGCGCCTCTTGGctcccatcaccaaagacGCTGGCTACGGAGAGATCATTGGTCTTGACGGTCAACCTGGCTTTACTCGTCAGCTATCCGAGTTTCGTGggcccttggtctcgaccATCCACGGGTTCCCAGCATCTGTCTACTCTCCGCTCGGCTCTCAGGAGTCGCTATGGAAAGATCTGGACCTCATCGGGTACTTTACTCCTAAAGAGACAGGCACGCACTACCTCGCCTGCTCAGGCGTTGGCCCGACCCAGGTGTTCATTGATGACCGTCTCGTCCTTGATCAACCCATGAACTATTCTGACCCAATGGGGGCCTTCTTTGGCGTTGCCAACGAATCGGAAATCAGGGTTCACCTCGAGGCTAACAAAAAGTATCGCCTGTGCATCCATAGCAGCCCGCCAGTCGATGTCggcctcgagatcctcgagggcCGGACGGGAGTGAGAATGGGCTTTTCCCTCGAGTCGGAACACGACGCCGACTTGGTGACGGAAGCAGCTCAGGTAGCAGCCGAGGCTGACATTGCTATTGTCTTCACTGGCCACGACCCTCAGTGGGAGTCTGAGGGCCGAGATCAAGAGGGCTTCCATCTTCCGCGGAACCAGGATGCCATGGTGGCAGCCGTTGCAGCAGCGAATCACAGAACCATTGTCGTCAACTCAACTGGGGTCCCGGTTGCGATGCCCTGGGTTGACAAGGTCGCAGCTGTGCTGCAGGCGTGGTTCCCTGGACAAGAGTGTGGCAATGCCATCGCCGATGTTCTCACTGGAGCTGTGAACCCAGAAGGACGTCTTCCGGTTAGCTTTCCGAGAAAGATTCAAGATGCACCGGCCCATGGCAACTTTCCTGGTACCTATGTAAATGGCCGCCTGGAGGTCGACTACGCCGAGGGCGTGTTTGTGGGATATCGGCACTATGACCGTGTTGGTCATGACAAGTTGAACTTTGCCTTTGGTCATGGTCTTTCGTATACTGACTTTGCCTATGGGAACCTCAAAGTgtctcaagaagcagataACGCCTTCGCGGTCGCGGTTGATGTCTCAAATTCTGGGTCTCTGGAGGGGGCGACGGTTGCGCAAATCTACGTTGGAAAGAAGAATAGGAATGCCGACCAACACCCTGTCAAGGCTCTTGTGGCCTTCCAGAAGGTTTTTCTGAAGCCTGGCGAGGAGCAAACTCTGCAGCTCTCCGTTGCTATGCGGGACTTGGCTTACTATGACGAGGCGCTGGGGCGGTGGGTGGTACAGGCAGGAGAATACGACTTTTTGCTGGCATCGTCGGCTTCAGATATCCTGGAGGTTGTTCCCGTCACTGTCGAGGGCTCTAGTTACTCGCCATAGGCTGCTTGGGATCCGTAGTTGGATTAAGGTC
This window of the Fusarium keratoplasticum isolate Fu6.1 chromosome 3, whole genome shotgun sequence genome carries:
- a CDS encoding NAD(P)-binding protein, giving the protein MPPKVAFITGANGITGSALIRHLAEKTGPDEWSEIIATSLSPLQCTVKDDRITFIPLDFTKDANSLIPEMRPVCAKVTHAYFSSYVHEDDFQNLNKANKALFENFLDSLLEVAPNLESCVLQTGGKHYNVHLGPVPSPAREEEPRRETSIGNFYFHQEDHLIQRQKGQKWLWNVIRPEAIIGYTVKPNGMNEALTIALYMMVCRELGVEAKMPTNQIYYEGYDDISDFRLIADLTIWASTHPHAGNQAFNVTNGDYFSWKHMWPRLAAYFGARASSDQAFSKPRPEYGQSQLDTSFEEWSKDKQEVWERICDKAGCPAAKPTWKAGTWGFQDWVFQRGWNATLSINKARAFGWNGHIDSYQSFVDAFERFAELGQLPKLT
- a CDS encoding Beta-glucosidase codes for the protein MESTVDIEAILTSLTLEEKVTLLSGRALFESAPIPDKGVPFIKFTDGPNGTRGPAADGNTAAACFPAACSIAATFDLGIARRVGHALGQEAVGKGARCLLAPTVCIHRHPLGGRNFESFSEDPFLSGKLASQTIQGVQNHGIAATIKHFVANEQETERFTVNEAITERALREIYLRPFEIAIKEASPWAVMTAYNCINGVHCDANKWLLEDVLRGQWKWKGLVMSDWGGTNTVAEGLKAGLGLEMPGPPQVRKLDAVMEALKQGELTKSHIDDRSRTVLQFLARVGAFNDTEVTASNVIPVAVDRPEHRALIRDAGARGIVLLKNSNHVLPINKENTKGKKIALIGYAKVGLAHGGGSAAVNAHYKITPWDALHTALGEHVEFAFAMGAHRERLLAPITKDAGYGEIIGLDGQPGFTRQLSEFRGPLVSTIHGFPASVYSPLGSQESLWKDLDLIGYFTPKETGTHYLACSGVGPTQVFIDDRLVLDQPMNYSDPMGAFFGVANESEIRVHLEANKKYRLCIHSSPPVDVGLEILEGRTGVRMGFSLESEHDADLVTEAAQVAAEADIAIVFTGHDPQWESEGRDQEGFHLPRNQDAMVAAVAAANHRTIVVNSTGVPVAMPWVDKVAAVLQAWFPGQECGNAIADVLTGAVNPEGRLPVSFPRKIQDAPAHGNFPGTYVNGRLEVDYAEGVFVGYRHYDRVGHDKLNFAFGHGLSYTDFAYGNLKVSQEADNAFAVAVDVSNSGSLEGATVAQIYVGKKNRNADQHPVKALVAFQKVFLKPGEEQTLQLSVAMRDLAYYDEALGRWVVQAGEYDFLLASSASDILEVVPVTVEGSSYSP